A DNA window from Helianthus annuus cultivar XRQ/B chromosome 15, HanXRQr2.0-SUNRISE, whole genome shotgun sequence contains the following coding sequences:
- the LOC110912766 gene encoding histone H4, whose product MSGRGKGGKGLGKGGAKRHRKVLRDNIQGITKPAIRRLARRGGVKRISGLIYEETRGVLKIFLENVIRDAVTYTEHARRKTVTAMDVVYALKRQGRTLYGFGG is encoded by the coding sequence ATGTCTGGACGCGGAAAGGGAGGAAAGGGGCTGGGAAAGGGCGGAGCAAAGCGTCACCGGAAAGTTCTCCGGGATAACATTCAGGGAATCACTAAACCGGCGATCAGGAGGCTGGCTAGAAGAGGAGGAGTGAAGAGGATCAGCGGTCTGATTTATGAAGAGACACGTGGAGTTTTGAAGATATTTTTGGAGAATGTGATTCGCGACGCGGTTACGTATACGGAGCATGCGAGGAGGAAGACGGTGACGGCGATGGATGTTGTTTATGCGTTGAAGAGGCAGGGAAGAACTTTGTATGGCTTTGGTGGTTGA
- the LOC110914407 gene encoding uncharacterized mitochondrial protein AtMg00810-like, translating to MKDLRNLKYFLGIEVLRSKRGIFICQRKYVADLLAETGLIDCKPADTPIVVNHNLRMEINGELADKESICGWISKSVHAPPQVAHMEAAQRILRYLKGTVGHGVLFKTNGHLNVELYTDADWAKIRKIEGQPQGTSPWSMETLLPGEVRTKGGCSVKCRSGV from the exons ATGAAAGATCTAAGGAATCTCAAGTATTTCCTCGGGATTGAAGTTCTCAGGTCTAAACGGGGGATCTTCATTTGTCAAAGAAAGTATGTCGCTGATCTTCTGGCGGAAACCGGGTTGATTGATTGTAAACCCGCAGATACTCCAATAGTGGTGAACCACAACCTTCGCATGGAAATTAATGGGGAGCTTGCGGACAAAGAAAG CATATGCGGTTGGATTAGTAAGTCAGTTCATGCACCACCACAAGTTGCCCACATGGAAGCTGCTCAGAGAATTTTAAGGTATCTCAAGGGGACCGTAGGCCATGGAGTGTTGTTCAAAACAAATGGACATCTGAATGTTGAGCTCTACACTGATGCAGACTGGGCTAAGATAAGGAAAATCGAAGGTCAACCTCAGGGTACTTCTCCTTGGTCGATGGAAACCTTGTTACCTGGAGAAGTAAGAACAAAAGGTGGTTGCTCTGTCAAGTGCAGAAGCGGAGTTTAG